From a region of the Pseudomonadota bacterium genome:
- a CDS encoding glycogen synthase → MQILFVASELAPHSASGETAQVVAALAKALRALGHGVTVLSPLYRNVDAAGRSLARRLTNLRLKLGEAEYTCELYDGRTAGGVDLLFVGHAEWFATHEPTAPETPAQAFTRTALLCRSAVAIARDRQPAFDILHAHGWGGALSTVWSKRDDELSRLRSVLSLHDIKQQGLFKQQQLVDIEAARELLDEASTDHQRQEVNLLEEGILAADRVVAGSATHARQIVVPGCGQGLEGRLAARGSDLVGIVHGIDVSVWNPVIDAHLPARFGPTDLTGKTRCKLTFQRTLELPVEAQLPLAVFASEASRDKGADLLIDAAPSILQNNVQLCVLCPGHGSVDLSPLEALQERFGDRLRVVAGVREAQLRQALAASDFLLLPARYEPYGLMQMHAQRYGSLPIVRATGGLADTIVDCNSKLETGNGFVFDEADAEELVAATRRALACFARRHEFENLRCRVMRLDNSWERRARTYESLYRGLTASPSTA, encoded by the coding sequence CGCTGCGGGCGCTCGGGCACGGAGTCACGGTTCTGTCGCCCCTCTACAGGAACGTGGATGCGGCGGGCCGCTCGCTAGCGCGCCGGCTGACCAACCTGAGGCTCAAGTTGGGTGAGGCAGAGTACACGTGCGAGCTCTACGACGGACGAACAGCCGGCGGAGTCGATCTGCTCTTTGTCGGCCACGCCGAGTGGTTCGCGACCCACGAGCCGACGGCGCCGGAAACGCCGGCACAAGCTTTCACCCGCACCGCCTTGCTGTGCCGCAGCGCCGTGGCGATCGCTCGGGATCGGCAGCCTGCTTTCGACATCCTGCATGCTCATGGCTGGGGCGGGGCACTTTCGACAGTCTGGAGCAAGCGCGATGACGAGCTCTCTCGGCTGCGCAGCGTGCTGTCTTTGCACGACATCAAGCAACAGGGACTCTTCAAGCAGCAGCAGCTCGTGGACATCGAAGCAGCACGCGAGCTTCTTGACGAAGCGTCAACCGATCACCAGCGACAAGAGGTCAACCTGCTCGAGGAAGGCATCTTGGCCGCAGATCGGGTGGTCGCCGGCTCTGCAACCCATGCCCGGCAGATCGTGGTGCCCGGTTGCGGGCAGGGTCTCGAAGGCCGATTGGCGGCACGTGGCAGCGACCTCGTTGGCATCGTCCACGGAATCGACGTATCCGTCTGGAACCCGGTGATCGATGCGCACCTGCCCGCTCGTTTCGGCCCAACCGACCTTACGGGCAAAACGCGCTGCAAGTTGACCTTCCAGCGTACCCTGGAGCTACCGGTAGAGGCCCAGCTGCCGCTGGCCGTGTTTGCGAGCGAAGCGAGCCGCGACAAAGGTGCCGACCTGCTGATAGACGCAGCCCCTTCCATCCTGCAAAACAACGTCCAGCTGTGCGTACTTTGCCCCGGCCACGGCTCGGTCGATCTCTCGCCGCTGGAGGCATTGCAGGAGCGCTTCGGCGATCGCCTTCGGGTCGTTGCAGGCGTGCGAGAGGCCCAGTTACGCCAGGCCCTTGCGGCCAGCGATTTCCTCCTGCTTCCGGCCCGCTACGAGCCTTACGGGCTGATGCAGATGCATGCGCAACGCTACGGCTCACTGCCCATCGTGCGCGCCACCGGTGGACTGGCGGACACGATCGTGGACTGCAACAGCAAGCTCGAAACGGGCAATGGTTTCGTGTTCGACGAGGCAGACGCCGAAGAGCTCGTAGCGGCCACCCGCCGCGCGTTGGCTTGCTTTGCTCGCCGGCATGAATTCGAGAACCTTCGCTGCCGAGTCATGCGCCTCGACAATTCCTGGGAGCGCCGCGCCCGTACCTACGAGAGCCTTTACCGCGGGCTCACGGCCAGTCCTTCAACCGCGTGA
- a CDS encoding YajQ family cyclic di-GMP-binding protein, whose amino-acid sequence MPSFDVVSEPPLHEIDNAVQQASRELAQRYDFRGTETSIDKTEEGLVLRSSSEGRLQAAYDVLQQKLVKRAVSLKVLDPEPLEPAAKGHVRRRIKLRRGVSAEKGKEMVKALKASKLRVQTAIQSDQLRVTGKKKDELQEAIRLLKETEFGIALQFTNFRD is encoded by the coding sequence ATGCCCTCGTTCGACGTGGTCTCGGAGCCCCCGCTGCACGAGATCGACAACGCGGTACAGCAGGCTTCGCGGGAGCTCGCGCAGCGGTACGACTTTCGCGGGACCGAGACCAGCATCGACAAGACCGAAGAGGGGCTTGTTCTGCGCTCCAGTAGCGAGGGCCGACTGCAAGCAGCCTACGATGTACTGCAGCAGAAGCTGGTCAAGCGTGCTGTTTCCCTCAAGGTGCTGGATCCCGAGCCGCTCGAGCCAGCCGCCAAGGGTCACGTGCGGCGCCGCATCAAGCTCAGGCGCGGCGTGAGCGCGGAGAAGGGCAAGGAGATGGTGAAGGCGCTCAAGGCCAGCAAACTCAGAGTACAGACGGCGATTCAGAGCGATCAGCTGCGCGTGACCGGCAAGAAGAAGGACGAACTGCAGGAAGCTATTCGTCTACTGAAGGAGACCGAGTTCGGGATCGCCCTGCAATTCACCAATTTCAGAGACTAG